CTCGATAGGACGATGTAGAGGACAAATTCTCGTGAGAGCAGGGATAAGATTTGCTTTTGGGATGCGCCTAAGACTTTGCGGATGCCGATTTCTTTGGTGCGTCTGGTTGTGGCGAGAGCCGCCAGTCCAAATGCGCCGAGTGCAGCGATGAAGATGGCGAATCCGGTGGCGTATTGGATCATGAGATTCCAGCGTTCTTCTTTTTTGTATTGTCTGTCTATGTTTTCATCGAGAAATGAAAATCTGAATGCGTGATGAGGTGCGACTTTTTCCCACTGTTCTTTCATGAACGCAATTGTGCCAGGCATATCCTCGGGACGGATGCGAACATACAATTTGTTAGTCCATGCCTGGAGGATCATAGTAGCGGGTTCTATTTTGTGGTGCAGGGAAAGAAAGTGGAAGTTGCGAACAACGCCGATGATAGCCTTGTTGTATGCGCCATATTGGATTGTTTTGCCAATTGGATCTTCTATGCCGAATTTTTCGACGAATGCTTCGTTGACAATGATCGATTTTTTTTCATCGGATGGAAATTCTCTGAAGAATTCTCGACCCGCAACGAGTTTTATGCCGAGTGTTTTGAAAAAGTCGTAATCAATTCCAATGTTTTCAACGCGGTACTCTGGACTTCCTTTATAACTTCGATAGCTCATACTACGCCCGGTGTTATTGGTTAGACTGTAATCCATCCAGGTCGCGCTGACTACTGCATGGTGAGACTGTAGGGCATCCCGAAAAACAGTTGGTAAGGTTTTGCTTTCTTCTTCCAGAGGATAGGTCGATATAGTAATAATGTTTTCGGTTTGATACCCCAAAGGTTGGGTTCGCAAAAATGTGAGTTGTTTGCCCATCATCAGGGTGGTGATGATGAGAAATATGGACAGGGCAAATTGAAAAATGATCAATACATTGCCAAAACGATTGCCGGTTTTCATTTGCAAACGGCTCGCTATGATTTGGGTCGGCTGCAATCGGGATAAGATAAAGGCGGGATACCCACCTGCTGTGATGCCGACGAGGATGACAAGCAGAATGAGAAAGGCGAGTGTTATGAGATTGAGGCCATCGCTCATGGACAGGGATTTTCCGACCAGGGTTAGTCCGACTAAGTTGTTGAACGTTGGCAATGCGAGTTCTGCTATGGCAATGCCAGCGATAAGCGCGATGAGGATGAGTAAGAGTGATTCCCCGATAAATTGGTTTGCAATCTGCGAGCACTTTGCACCAACCACTTTTCGCAAACCGACTTCTCGCGCCCGCGTTGCCTGCCGTCCGAGGGTCAGGGTCGTGAAGTTGACGCAGGCGATAAACAGGACGAGGATTGCAATGCCCGATAATATGTATGAGTAAACTGGATTACTGATGCTGTATTCCCATAAGTTCTGGTTGAAGTGCATCTGGGTGATAGGGAGGAGTTTAAGTTGTCTCTCTTCGCCTCTGCTTTCGGCCCACCAGTTTTTGATCCATTTGGTAGATTGTTGTTCAATACTATTGGGGTGTACATCCGGGAGTAGTAG
This DNA window, taken from Gemmatimonadota bacterium, encodes the following:
- a CDS encoding ABC transporter permease, which gives rise to MFKASVEMSLFGSYLKTAIRNLARHRIYSAINIIGISIGLAFCILTFLFVHHEWTYDTFHEKADRIYRITAKEKGPFGDRMIGGVPHSLGPAISETFPNIQTVRFSNDSGDISIEDRSFRPLLGFVDPNFLDIFSFPLIHGDPANALKDKYSALITEKAAQKYFNKANPVGEPLPIQREKEIHNYTITGILKDVPKNSTLEFEVLLPYEQLEAEIEAMQRQYNYTSLQDTYILLLPDVHPNSIEQQSTKWIKNWWAESRGEERQLKLLPITQMHFNQNLWEYSISNPVYSYILSGIAILVLFIACVNFTTLTLGRQATRAREVGLRKVVGAKCSQIANQFIGESLLLILIALIAGIAIAELALPTFNNLVGLTLVGKSLSMSDGLNLITLAFLILLVILVGITAGGYPAFILSRLQPTQIIASRLQMKTGNRFGNVLIIFQFALSIFLIITTLMMGKQLTFLRTQPLGYQTENIITISTYPLEEESKTLPTVFRDALQSHHAVVSATWMDYSLTNNTGRSMSYRSYKGSPEYRVENIGIDYDFFKTLGIKLVAGREFFREFPSDEKKSIIVNEAFVEKFGIEDPIGKTIQYGAYNKAIIGVVRNFHFLSLHHKIEPATMILQAWTNKLYVRIRPEDMPGTIAFMKEQWEKVAPHHAFRFSFLDENIDRQYKKEERWNLMIQYATGFAIFIAALGAFGLAALATTRRTKEIGIRKVLGASQKQILSLLSREFVLYIVLSSLIAFPIAYYATNKWLQTFAYRTELGIGIFLLGSIAMFLVVLTTVTTQTLKAARANPADSLRDE